From Oryza sativa Japonica Group chromosome 4, ASM3414082v1, one genomic window encodes:
- the LOC4337343 gene encoding uncharacterized protein encodes MKKLYQGKGRRVHPAPAQQAQADAAAAAAVVLPAAVLALASALTAEEQEVLAYLLSGGGAAGGRRRRRGAHPPEMGCGCFGCYKSFWARWDASPNRHVIHRIIDAVEEGSGGGGGGGAGPPRRPPRRRRGGKRGGGDCEEDASATKEADASVEHHHHACGFDGEEDGDYEGDGDDEEEEEEGDSMDGDADDETTLSEGDCSSSSSSNAEKSTVGRLVRFIGEKVWGAWN; translated from the coding sequence ATGAAGAAGTTGTACCAGGGGAAGGGACGGAGGGTGcacccggcgccggcgcagcaGGCGCAGGCGGAtgctgctgcggcggcagcggttgtGCTGCCGGCCGCTGTGCTGGCCCTGGCGTCGGCGCTCACGGCGGAGGAGCAGGAGGTGCTCGCCTACCTGCTGTCTGGAGGTGGggcggccgggggacgccgccgccgccgcggggctcACCCGCCGGAGATGGGGTGCGGGTGCTTCGGCTGCTACAAGAGCTTCTGGGCGCGTTGGGACGCGTCCCCCAACCGCCACGTCATCCACCGCATCATCGACGCCGTGgaggagggcagcggcggcggcggcggcggcggagctggcccgccgcgccgccctccccgccgccgccgcggcggcaaacgcggaggcggcgactgCGAGGAGGATGCAAGTGCCACCAAGGAGGCGGATGCCAGCGTggaacaccaccaccacgcctGTGGCTTCGAtggcgaggaggacggcgactacgagggcgatggcgacgacgaggaggaggaggaagagggcgaCAGCATGGACGGCGATGCGGACGACGAGACGACGTTGAGCGAGGGcgattgcagcagcagcagcagcagcaacgccGAGAAGAGCACGGTGGGGAGGCTGGTGCGCTTCATCGGGGAGAAGGTGTGGGGAGCTTGGAactga